The following coding sequences lie in one Jonesia denitrificans DSM 20603 genomic window:
- a CDS encoding ABC transporter permease yields MTTPLPTGTTHAAPAPARVWAQARFELGAIVRNGEQLMVTILLPLGLLILLATTQVIDLNTQGLHAIEFATPGVMTLAIMSSALTSQAIATAFDRRNGVLRFLATTPLGQSGLLMGKILGVLLIAAVQLILITVVAYFLGWRPSLTGILLALPVAILGVAAFTALAQLLAGTVRAEAVIALANILLVVLLIGGAVLAPASQLPGVLQPIALLLPSGALGEALRGAFNDGAIPPLSLVVLLAWSAALGWGARRLFQWS; encoded by the coding sequence ATGACCACACCACTTCCCACCGGCACCACCCACGCTGCTCCAGCACCAGCACGCGTATGGGCTCAAGCCCGATTTGAACTCGGCGCAATTGTGCGCAACGGTGAACAACTCATGGTGACGATCCTGCTGCCTTTGGGCCTGCTCATCTTGCTCGCCACGACCCAGGTCATTGACCTCAACACCCAGGGGCTTCACGCCATTGAGTTCGCAACCCCTGGCGTGATGACCTTGGCTATCATGAGTTCGGCACTCACCTCTCAAGCCATCGCCACAGCATTCGACCGCCGTAACGGTGTGCTGCGGTTCCTTGCCACCACTCCCCTGGGCCAATCAGGGCTTCTCATGGGGAAAATCCTTGGCGTACTCCTCATTGCGGCTGTCCAACTGATACTCATTACAGTTGTGGCCTACTTCCTTGGTTGGCGTCCGTCTCTGACCGGGATACTTCTTGCTCTCCCGGTCGCCATACTTGGTGTCGCAGCGTTCACTGCTTTGGCCCAACTACTGGCGGGGACCGTCCGCGCTGAGGCAGTCATTGCTTTGGCCAACATCCTTCTAGTCGTTCTCCTCATTGGTGGTGCTGTCCTTGCACCGGCTTCCCAACTTCCCGGGGTGCTCCAGCCTATTGCGTTGCTGTTGCCCTCCGGGGCTTTGGGTGAAGCCCTTCGCGGGGCGTTCAATGACGGGGCGATTCCTCCGCTTTCTCTTGTGGTGTTACTTGCCTGGAGCGCAGCTCTGGGTTGGGGCGCCCGCCGACTTTTCCAATGGAGTTGA
- a CDS encoding non-heme iron oxygenase ferredoxin subunit, which produces MSAQVACKVSDVPPGTALRVELDTASGQEVAVAVVCDDDGTLHAIFDECSHGAVPLSDGEVEGCLIECWLHGSQFDLRTGMPCQLPASRPVPVYPVSVTGDDVLVDVDAPKPVN; this is translated from the coding sequence ATGAGTGCACAAGTGGCGTGCAAAGTATCAGACGTGCCTCCCGGCACAGCGCTACGCGTCGAACTTGATACAGCCTCCGGGCAAGAAGTTGCTGTCGCTGTCGTGTGCGACGACGACGGCACACTGCACGCCATTTTTGACGAGTGCTCCCACGGTGCCGTCCCACTATCGGATGGTGAAGTTGAAGGGTGCCTCATTGAATGCTGGCTCCACGGGTCGCAGTTTGACCTGCGAACCGGGATGCCCTGCCAATTGCCCGCATCACGCCCAGTCCCTGTCTACCCCGTGAGCGTTACCGGCGACGACGTCCTTGTGGACGTGGACGCCCCCAAGCCTGTGAACTAG
- a CDS encoding NUDIX domain-containing protein: MPDTYVPMTPVADVQEARPVTQREVLVEGRVFDLVRDIVDLGSAGVVTRDYVDHPGAVAIIALNDRDEVLLLRQYRHPVRSFLWEPPAGLLDVAGEDAAQAAARELYEEADLRATSWAVLADYFTTPGGNNEALRVFLARNLTEVPHAEQHERVDEEVGMERAWVPLDEAVSLVLAGDLHNPSAVVGILAAQAARATGWASLRPVDTPWPQRRSRPASLEPLAHQ, translated from the coding sequence ATGCCTGACACCTATGTGCCGATGACGCCCGTGGCTGACGTTCAGGAGGCTCGCCCGGTCACGCAGCGAGAGGTCCTTGTTGAAGGCCGAGTGTTCGATCTCGTGCGAGACATAGTGGATCTAGGCTCAGCTGGTGTGGTGACCCGCGATTATGTGGATCACCCTGGGGCAGTGGCGATCATCGCGCTCAATGACCGTGATGAGGTGTTGTTGTTGCGCCAGTATCGGCACCCAGTGCGTTCATTTTTGTGGGAACCACCAGCTGGTTTGCTTGATGTGGCAGGTGAAGACGCGGCGCAGGCAGCTGCCCGAGAACTGTATGAGGAAGCTGATCTACGAGCGACCTCGTGGGCTGTACTCGCAGACTACTTCACAACCCCTGGGGGAAATAATGAAGCGCTCCGTGTGTTTCTTGCCCGCAACCTCACCGAGGTTCCCCATGCAGAACAGCATGAACGCGTTGATGAAGAGGTAGGGATGGAACGCGCCTGGGTTCCACTAGATGAGGCTGTGTCTCTTGTCTTAGCGGGCGACCTGCACAACCCTTCAGCTGTGGTGGGGATCCTTGCAGCACAAGCAGCACGGGCAACCGGGTGGGCATCCCTGCGGCCCGTTGACACTCCCTGGCCACAAAGGCGGAGCAGGCCAGCGTCCCTGGAGCCTTTGGCGCATCAGTAA
- a CDS encoding glycoside hydrolase family 48 protein, with protein MARTTQRRTPWAWLAAIGASSLLAGFAIQPATATTTTPPVRDTVVTQDALTEYDQRFLELYEDIHNPDNGYFSPQGIPYHAVETLMVEAPDYGHETTSEAYSFWIWLEAVYGRVTGDWEPLNHAWETMETYMIPQSEDQPTNSFYNPNSPATYAAEYNHPSQYPSELNSGVSSGRDPIGAELRQTYGTSDIYGMHWLADVDNIYGYGAAPGPGCTLGPDYEGVSYINTFQRGPQESVWETIPQPSCEEFEFGGPNGYLDLFTKDSNYAKQWKYTNAPDADARAIDGIYWAKKWAEEQGKGNEIAATVDKASKMGDYLRYAMFDKYFKEVGCNSPSCTAAQNRESAHYLLSWYYAWGGATDSNAGWAWRIGSSHAHFGYQNPMAAWVLSTDADLIPQSPTAQDDWAKSMDRQLEFYQWLQSADGGIAGGATNSWDGAYAAKPAGTPTFYGMGYTEAPVYHDPPSNEWFGMQVWSLERVAQLLHETDDPRAKKILDKWVPWALENTNFTDDENWSIPSNLAWSGKPDTWNPSNPGNNAGLTVTVSGHGQDVGVAAAYARTLMYYAAATGDDAAQEGARKLLDYMWEYHRDDIGVSTTEKRGDYKRFDDVYTAGGDGTYVPPGWSGTMPNGDVIEPGVSFLDIRSFYLDDPDWPKVQAYLDGGEEPEFNYHRFWAQTAIATALADYEHLFNDADPDPEPTDPDPEPTDPTDPDPDPTDPDPEPTDPTDPDPEPTDPTDPGEGGTCDVTYTTNDWNSGFTATVKITNTSTQPINGWSLAFTFPAGQQITNLWSATNTSTGSTATITNAAWNPTINAGQTVEFGFNGTHNGNNPAPTSFTLNGATCS; from the coding sequence ATGGCTAGAACGACACAGCGCAGAACACCGTGGGCGTGGCTCGCGGCTATCGGCGCATCGTCGCTTCTCGCAGGGTTCGCCATACAACCTGCGACCGCGACGACAACCACACCACCCGTGCGCGACACCGTGGTGACACAAGACGCGCTCACTGAGTATGACCAGCGATTCCTCGAACTGTATGAGGACATTCACAACCCCGACAACGGCTACTTCAGCCCCCAAGGGATCCCCTACCACGCTGTGGAAACGCTCATGGTCGAGGCACCCGACTATGGGCACGAAACAACCTCAGAAGCATACAGCTTCTGGATCTGGCTTGAAGCAGTCTACGGGCGTGTCACAGGGGACTGGGAACCCCTCAACCACGCGTGGGAAACCATGGAAACCTACATGATCCCACAATCCGAAGATCAACCCACCAACTCCTTCTACAACCCCAACTCACCGGCTACCTACGCCGCCGAGTACAACCACCCATCCCAATACCCCAGCGAACTCAACTCTGGGGTGTCCTCAGGCCGTGACCCAATTGGCGCCGAACTCCGCCAAACCTACGGAACCTCAGACATCTACGGGATGCACTGGCTCGCTGATGTCGACAACATCTACGGATACGGGGCAGCCCCAGGACCAGGCTGCACACTTGGGCCAGACTACGAAGGTGTCTCCTACATCAACACCTTCCAACGTGGACCTCAAGAATCCGTGTGGGAAACCATTCCACAACCCAGCTGTGAAGAATTCGAGTTCGGTGGACCAAACGGGTACCTAGACCTGTTCACCAAAGACTCCAACTACGCCAAACAGTGGAAGTACACCAACGCGCCAGACGCAGATGCCCGCGCCATCGACGGAATCTACTGGGCCAAAAAGTGGGCCGAAGAACAAGGCAAAGGCAACGAGATTGCTGCCACCGTTGACAAAGCGTCCAAAATGGGTGACTACCTGCGCTACGCCATGTTTGATAAGTACTTCAAAGAAGTAGGGTGTAACTCCCCATCATGTACCGCAGCCCAAAACCGCGAATCCGCGCACTACCTGCTCTCCTGGTATTACGCCTGGGGCGGTGCAACCGACTCCAACGCCGGATGGGCATGGCGCATTGGCTCCTCCCACGCACACTTTGGCTACCAAAACCCAATGGCCGCATGGGTTCTGTCCACAGACGCCGACCTCATCCCACAATCACCCACTGCGCAAGACGACTGGGCGAAATCCATGGACCGCCAACTCGAATTTTACCAATGGCTCCAATCAGCCGACGGTGGAATCGCTGGTGGGGCAACAAACTCATGGGATGGCGCCTACGCAGCCAAACCAGCAGGCACCCCAACCTTCTACGGAATGGGATACACCGAAGCACCCGTTTACCACGACCCACCCTCAAACGAGTGGTTCGGCATGCAAGTATGGTCACTCGAACGAGTCGCCCAACTCCTGCACGAAACAGACGACCCACGAGCCAAAAAAATCCTCGACAAGTGGGTTCCTTGGGCACTAGAAAACACCAACTTCACCGATGACGAGAACTGGTCCATTCCATCCAACCTCGCATGGTCCGGGAAACCAGACACCTGGAATCCCAGTAACCCGGGAAATAACGCTGGCCTCACCGTCACCGTCTCCGGCCACGGCCAAGACGTCGGAGTCGCAGCAGCCTACGCACGCACCCTCATGTACTACGCCGCAGCCACCGGAGACGACGCAGCACAAGAAGGCGCACGCAAACTCCTTGACTACATGTGGGAATACCACCGAGACGACATCGGTGTCTCAACCACCGAAAAACGAGGCGATTACAAACGCTTTGACGACGTCTACACCGCAGGCGGTGACGGAACCTACGTGCCACCAGGGTGGAGCGGCACCATGCCCAACGGTGACGTCATCGAACCAGGAGTATCATTCCTCGACATCCGTTCGTTCTACCTCGACGACCCAGACTGGCCCAAAGTCCAGGCCTACCTTGACGGTGGAGAAGAACCAGAATTTAACTACCACCGATTCTGGGCACAAACCGCGATCGCTACAGCGCTCGCAGACTACGAGCACTTGTTCAATGACGCAGATCCTGATCCTGAGCCAACGGACCCGGACCCAGAGCCCACTGATCCTACTGATCCGGACCCTGACCCAACCGACCCGGACCCAGAACCCACCGATCCTACCGATCCGGACCCAGAACCCACTGACCCAACCGACCCAGGTGAAGGTGGCACATGCGATGTCACTTACACCACCAACGACTGGAACAGTGGTTTCACCGCAACAGTGAAGATCACGAACACCTCCACCCAACCCATTAACGGCTGGAGCCTGGCGTTCACCTTCCCTGCCGGTCAACAGATCACCAACCTGTGGTCCGCAACCAACACATCAACAGGTTCCACAGCAACCATCACCAACGCTGCCTGGAACCCCACCATTAACGCAGGACAAACCGTGGAGTTCGGCTTCAACGGAACCCACAACGGGAACAACCCCGCACCCACCAGCTTCACACTGAACGGCGCAACCTGTTCCTAA
- the sufD gene encoding Fe-S cluster assembly protein SufD: protein MTSTVDNTEGLTTDHSQATADGAHSHGLAGGVQGSRADRLTSFSLTDIPVPLGREEEWRFSPVARLQPLFSDTLGNGVTVTVDAAPHVTVETVGRDDARLGKAGTPGDRTAVTAWNAWTNATVVTIPREVVAEAATHIAVSGKADETGAAHVLIHALPLSESVVVLDHTGDALLTETVEIVAEDDSQVTVVSVQDWNEGAVHASAQRITLGRNARVKHVVVTFGGDVVRVTPDAVFTAEGGEVDMVGLYFADAEQHQEHRLFVDHAVPRCKSRVTYKGALQGDGAHAVWVGDVLIRANAEGTDTYELNRNLVLTDGARADSVPNLEIETGEIEGAGHASATGRFDDEQLFYLQARGIPEADARRLVVRGFFAELIQDIGVADVEERLIAKIDEELDKSMSVITGASA from the coding sequence ATGACCAGCACAGTTGACAACACCGAAGGTCTGACAACGGACCATTCCCAAGCCACAGCTGACGGGGCACACAGCCACGGCTTAGCAGGCGGTGTCCAAGGATCACGAGCTGACCGGCTTACCTCATTCTCCCTCACCGACATCCCTGTTCCCCTGGGACGTGAAGAAGAGTGGCGGTTCTCCCCGGTCGCTCGCCTGCAACCACTGTTCAGTGACACCCTCGGCAACGGGGTCACCGTCACCGTCGATGCAGCCCCACACGTGACCGTTGAAACCGTCGGGCGTGACGATGCGCGTCTCGGCAAAGCTGGAACCCCCGGTGACCGGACCGCTGTGACGGCATGGAACGCATGGACTAACGCAACTGTTGTCACCATCCCACGTGAGGTAGTCGCCGAAGCAGCGACGCACATCGCTGTGAGCGGGAAAGCAGACGAAACAGGTGCAGCCCACGTACTCATCCACGCGTTGCCACTGTCAGAATCTGTCGTTGTCCTAGACCACACAGGCGATGCGCTCCTGACCGAAACAGTAGAGATCGTGGCTGAAGACGACTCCCAGGTCACTGTTGTGTCCGTCCAAGACTGGAACGAAGGAGCCGTCCACGCGTCAGCGCAACGCATCACCCTGGGACGGAACGCCCGAGTGAAACACGTCGTTGTCACCTTTGGTGGCGACGTGGTCAGAGTGACACCTGACGCAGTGTTCACCGCAGAAGGCGGTGAAGTGGACATGGTTGGTCTGTACTTCGCAGATGCAGAGCAACACCAAGAACACCGCCTCTTCGTGGACCACGCAGTGCCACGCTGCAAGTCTCGAGTCACCTACAAGGGGGCTTTACAAGGTGACGGGGCACACGCAGTGTGGGTGGGTGACGTCCTCATCCGTGCCAATGCGGAAGGCACTGACACCTACGAACTCAACCGGAACCTGGTTCTTACTGATGGGGCGCGCGCCGACTCAGTGCCGAACCTTGAGATTGAGACAGGGGAGATCGAAGGGGCGGGACACGCTAGTGCCACCGGACGCTTTGACGATGAACAGTTGTTCTACCTCCAAGCACGTGGCATCCCAGAAGCGGATGCTCGCCGCCTTGTTGTGCGTGGGTTCTTCGCAGAGCTCATCCAAGACATTGGGGTCGCAGACGTTGAAGAACGACTGATCGCCAAAATCGACGAAGAACTCGACAAATCAATGAGCGTGATCACCGGAGCCTCAGCATGA
- a CDS encoding COX15/CtaA family protein, whose product MSSSPNDTTVRPRTWRLHRWAHPIAIANIVVQVGIVLTGGLVRLTGSGLGCSTWPMCEPGQFTPQFHEATSFHPFIEFGNRTLTGVLAVVAILLVLSVAFDPTRTRFVRTLAWAPLIGTALQAVLGGITVLVDLHPAIVGSHFIVSVIIIGLSALVQFYVSDTPRPGIAGVPRWLIIAVRCALVALIPVVVLGVITTGAGPHSGDAEIGYRFAVDPMTMARIHAMSVWVFVAVLAVTGYGVSRYRAVVTPTQRRAWLWVVVVTALQGLVGYFQTFNGLPIAAVATHMLLAGILTVVTVRWGLLFTTLRATRVGAHLQS is encoded by the coding sequence ATGTCTTCGTCTCCCAACGACACCACTGTGCGTCCCCGCACCTGGCGGTTACACCGGTGGGCTCACCCTATTGCGATTGCAAACATCGTTGTTCAGGTCGGCATTGTTCTCACTGGTGGGCTGGTTCGGCTCACTGGGTCTGGATTGGGCTGTTCGACCTGGCCGATGTGTGAACCCGGCCAGTTCACCCCGCAGTTCCATGAAGCGACCAGTTTTCACCCGTTTATCGAGTTTGGGAACCGGACTCTCACCGGTGTTCTTGCGGTTGTCGCTATCCTCCTGGTCCTTTCGGTGGCTTTTGATCCCACCCGCACTCGTTTTGTGCGCACACTTGCTTGGGCACCACTCATTGGGACTGCTCTTCAAGCGGTCCTTGGCGGCATCACTGTTCTTGTAGACCTTCACCCGGCGATTGTTGGGTCTCATTTTATTGTGTCCGTCATCATTATTGGGTTGAGCGCACTCGTCCAGTTCTATGTCAGTGACACACCACGGCCGGGGATTGCTGGGGTGCCCCGCTGGCTCATTATTGCGGTACGTTGCGCACTTGTCGCGTTGATCCCGGTCGTTGTTCTTGGTGTCATTACTACAGGGGCTGGCCCCCACTCAGGTGACGCCGAGATCGGGTATCGCTTCGCAGTTGATCCGATGACGATGGCACGTATCCATGCCATGAGTGTCTGGGTCTTCGTCGCGGTGTTAGCAGTGACTGGATACGGAGTCTCTCGATACCGGGCAGTGGTCACGCCAACTCAACGGCGCGCATGGCTGTGGGTTGTTGTTGTCACTGCACTTCAAGGGCTAGTCGGTTACTTTCAAACCTTTAACGGTTTGCCCATTGCCGCGGTTGCGACGCACATGCTCCTGGCGGGGATCCTAACCGTTGTGACGGTTCGCTGGGGGCTGCTCTTCACGACACTTCGCGCCACTCGGGTAGGCGCTCACCTACAGTCGTGA
- a CDS encoding YczE/YyaS/YitT family protein, producing MTAVPDSVPPPTATRRYPFSRRRIGAMLLGVFLIGVAVGLFRQAALGTDPFTTMNVGVSSLIGWEFAFYQVVFNIGLLGVVLITDRRHIGLGSLFNMVLVGYISTAVLIVLYILSDVPIMPDYTLMWVRVVTLGIAVLLACLGVALYMTAQLGVGPYDALARIISDATGGRLSFRTCRIMTDTLAVLIGGTTFYLSGGHVPAIVGAGTLIMALGTGPLVQFFIDRVAMPWLHRDVPPMPAASPRPISVKE from the coding sequence GTGACCGCTGTCCCGGATTCTGTGCCACCGCCGACCGCAACGCGTCGATACCCATTTAGTCGACGTCGGATTGGCGCTATGCTCCTCGGGGTTTTCCTCATTGGTGTGGCAGTCGGGCTATTCCGGCAGGCAGCCCTTGGCACCGATCCGTTCACCACGATGAATGTTGGGGTGTCATCGCTGATCGGCTGGGAGTTTGCTTTCTATCAAGTTGTCTTCAACATTGGGCTACTCGGCGTTGTCCTGATCACTGACCGTCGGCACATCGGTCTGGGGTCGCTGTTCAACATGGTGCTTGTCGGATACATCTCCACCGCTGTACTCATTGTGCTCTACATTCTCAGCGATGTGCCGATCATGCCGGACTACACCCTAATGTGGGTACGTGTTGTCACGCTCGGTATTGCCGTACTCCTTGCCTGCCTTGGTGTAGCGCTGTATATGACCGCCCAACTCGGTGTAGGCCCCTACGATGCGCTTGCCCGCATCATCTCTGATGCCACCGGAGGCCGACTGTCTTTTCGTACCTGCCGGATCATGACTGACACTCTCGCGGTCCTCATCGGAGGAACTACGTTCTACCTTTCCGGTGGGCACGTACCTGCAATTGTTGGGGCAGGAACGCTCATCATGGCGCTCGGCACAGGGCCTTTAGTTCAGTTCTTCATTGACCGTGTCGCCATGCCCTGGTTACACAGGGATGTTCCACCCATGCCCGCTGCTTCACCTCGCCCAATCTCTGTCAAGGAGTGA
- a CDS encoding helix-turn-helix transcriptional regulator, which translates to MTDQSPRGDTPGPSRSSINNHGTPPMAVAGDEETTRERVLQLIVSDGPINAATLSRMLGLTAAGIRRHLAHLEDDGMIAVHTDAPTQRTRGRPSRRYVATDKAHVQLKGGYQGIANDALKFLEHIAGEEAVEQFAASRLAHYEERYAEVLTATDPRERVEQLAQALTNDGFAASVRPVNGVPMLQLCQGHCPVQHVAEQFPQLCEAESRAFSRLLGVHTQRLVTLAGGGHVCTTNIPVIIPRDTDRPQATRQ; encoded by the coding sequence ATGACGGACCAATCCCCACGCGGTGACACGCCTGGACCTTCGCGCTCCAGCATCAACAATCACGGGACGCCACCTATGGCAGTGGCCGGTGACGAAGAAACCACCAGAGAACGAGTTCTTCAACTCATCGTGTCCGATGGGCCTATCAACGCTGCCACCCTTTCCCGCATGTTAGGACTGACCGCAGCCGGGATCCGCCGACACCTTGCGCACCTAGAAGATGACGGCATGATCGCCGTCCACACTGACGCCCCCACACAACGCACCCGTGGACGCCCCTCACGCCGGTACGTGGCAACAGACAAAGCCCACGTCCAACTCAAAGGTGGCTACCAAGGGATCGCCAACGACGCCCTGAAATTTCTTGAACACATCGCAGGGGAGGAAGCAGTCGAACAATTTGCTGCTAGTCGCCTTGCACACTATGAAGAACGGTACGCCGAAGTTCTCACCGCAACCGACCCACGGGAACGGGTAGAACAACTCGCGCAAGCCCTCACCAACGACGGATTCGCTGCCAGTGTGCGACCCGTCAACGGTGTCCCTATGCTGCAACTGTGTCAGGGTCACTGCCCTGTCCAGCACGTCGCAGAACAATTCCCGCAACTGTGTGAAGCAGAATCCCGAGCGTTCTCGCGGCTCTTGGGAGTTCACACACAGCGGCTCGTGACCCTTGCCGGGGGCGGTCACGTGTGCACCACCAACATCCCGGTCATCATCCCGCGAGACACTGACCGCCCGCAGGCAACCCGTCAGTGA
- a CDS encoding ABC transporter ATP-binding protein, whose protein sequence is MPRHHDDSAPALELHRVTKRYNGSPVVNDLTLMAQRGHVTAVLGPNGAGKTTTIEMCEGLRTPDHGDIRVLGLRPREDRSVLREQVGVMLQDGGLPTSVNGHTLLTHVSRFYADPWPVHDLVERLGLASFFTTSVRRLSGGQRQRIALAAALLGRPQLVFLDEPSAGLDPQSRHAVWDLIRALREQGTSVLLTTHLMDEAEALSDHVVIMDHGTVIAQGSPTQLTAHDASTITFTTATPLDTTVLHADTQITARPHPTLPATWTISQGASAQTLAALAQWCADRGVTLTSTTLGKRTLEDVFLDITGRHLR, encoded by the coding sequence GTGCCCCGACACCACGACGACTCCGCCCCAGCGCTCGAACTCCACCGGGTGACAAAAAGGTACAACGGCTCCCCCGTTGTCAATGACCTGACACTGATGGCTCAACGTGGGCACGTCACTGCAGTTCTGGGCCCAAACGGTGCCGGTAAAACAACAACGATTGAAATGTGCGAAGGACTACGAACACCTGACCACGGTGATATTCGAGTCCTTGGCCTGCGCCCGCGTGAGGATCGCAGCGTCCTGCGCGAACAAGTCGGTGTGATGCTTCAAGATGGAGGTTTACCTACCTCGGTAAACGGGCACACTCTCCTCACCCATGTTTCTCGTTTTTACGCGGACCCTTGGCCGGTTCACGACCTCGTCGAACGCCTTGGCCTTGCCTCGTTCTTCACCACATCTGTGCGGCGCCTCTCTGGTGGGCAGCGTCAACGCATCGCATTAGCTGCCGCGCTCCTTGGTCGCCCACAGCTTGTCTTCCTCGACGAACCAAGCGCCGGGCTTGACCCGCAATCTCGGCATGCGGTGTGGGACTTGATCCGCGCCCTACGCGAACAAGGCACCTCCGTACTCCTGACCACACACCTCATGGATGAAGCAGAAGCACTCTCTGACCACGTAGTCATTATGGATCATGGAACAGTGATCGCCCAGGGCAGCCCCACCCAACTCACCGCCCACGACGCATCAACAATCACGTTCACCACAGCAACCCCGCTCGACACCACCGTGCTCCACGCGGATACGCAGATCACAGCTCGCCCGCACCCCACGCTCCCCGCAACATGGACTATTTCTCAGGGTGCATCAGCACAGACACTTGCCGCACTCGCGCAATGGTGTGCTGACCGCGGTGTCACCCTCACCTCAACCACGCTGGGCAAACGAACACTTGAAGATGTGTTCCTCGACATCACAGGACGTCACCTCAGATGA
- the sufB gene encoding Fe-S cluster assembly protein SufB, which translates to MSAPTQEPNATAPMSDDDIIASIGSYEYGWHDADLAGQNAQRGLSEDVVRRISGMKNEPEWMLKQRLKALRLFDKKPMPNWGSDLSGIDFDNIKYFVRSTEKQATTWDELPEEIKNTYDRLGIPEAEKQRLVAGVAAQYESEVVYHQIREDLEEQGVIFVDTDTGLREYPEVFEQYFGSVIPAGDNKFAALNTAVWSGGSFVYVPPGVHVEIPLQAYFRINTENMGQFERTLIIADEGSYVHYVEGCTAPIYKTDSLHSAVVEIIVKKNARVRYTTIQNWSNNVYNLVTKRATAAEGATMEWVDGNIGSKVTMKYPAIYLMGEHARGETLSIAFAGEGQHQDAGAKMVHAAPRTSSSIVSKSVARGGGRTSYRGLVQVLEGAEHSASNVLCDALLVDQISRSDTYPYVDVREDDVTMGHEATVSRVSEDQLFYLMSRGMEETEAMAMIVRGFVEPIARELPMEYALELNRLIELQMEGSVG; encoded by the coding sequence ATGAGCGCCCCCACGCAGGAACCGAATGCTACCGCGCCCATGAGCGACGACGACATCATCGCGTCGATCGGCTCATACGAATACGGCTGGCACGACGCAGACCTCGCCGGGCAAAACGCCCAGCGTGGCCTCAGTGAAGACGTCGTGCGCCGCATCTCCGGTATGAAAAATGAACCCGAATGGATGCTGAAGCAGCGGTTGAAGGCGCTGCGACTCTTTGACAAGAAACCGATGCCGAACTGGGGTTCAGATCTCTCCGGGATCGACTTTGACAACATCAAGTACTTTGTCCGTTCCACCGAAAAACAAGCAACAACGTGGGACGAACTTCCCGAAGAAATCAAAAACACCTATGACCGTCTCGGAATCCCCGAAGCGGAAAAGCAACGCCTCGTTGCCGGTGTAGCAGCGCAGTACGAATCAGAGGTCGTCTACCACCAAATCCGTGAAGACCTTGAAGAACAAGGTGTCATCTTTGTTGACACCGACACGGGGTTGCGTGAGTACCCAGAAGTCTTTGAACAGTACTTCGGATCAGTGATCCCCGCCGGGGACAACAAATTCGCTGCATTGAACACCGCAGTATGGTCCGGTGGATCCTTTGTGTACGTACCTCCAGGAGTGCACGTAGAAATCCCACTTCAGGCCTACTTCCGTATCAACACCGAGAACATGGGCCAGTTCGAACGCACCCTCATCATTGCGGACGAGGGCTCCTATGTGCACTACGTTGAGGGCTGCACCGCGCCTATTTATAAGACTGATTCCCTGCACTCAGCGGTCGTGGAAATCATTGTCAAAAAGAACGCACGTGTGCGGTACACAACCATCCAAAACTGGTCGAACAACGTGTACAACCTTGTCACCAAGCGGGCAACAGCTGCTGAAGGTGCCACCATGGAATGGGTCGACGGAAACATCGGGTCTAAAGTGACCATGAAATACCCGGCAATCTATCTCATGGGTGAGCATGCACGAGGTGAAACTCTCTCCATTGCGTTCGCTGGTGAAGGCCAACACCAAGACGCCGGCGCAAAAATGGTGCACGCAGCCCCACGCACCTCATCATCCATTGTGTCCAAATCAGTAGCCCGTGGGGGTGGACGAACCTCCTACCGAGGGCTAGTCCAAGTGCTCGAAGGTGCAGAACACTCGGCCTCAAACGTACTGTGTGACGCACTGCTTGTTGACCAAATTTCCCGGTCCGACACATACCCCTACGTGGACGTGCGTGAAGACGACGTCACTATGGGACACGAAGCGACCGTGTCACGCGTCAGCGAAGACCAACTGTTCTACCTCATGTCTCGCGGCATGGAAGAAACCGAGGCAATGGCCATGATCGTACGAGGGTTCGTGGAACCTATCGCACGTGAACTGCCCATGGAGTACGCGCTTGAACTGAACCGCCTCATTGAACTTCAAATGGAAGGATCTGTTGGCTGA